From the genome of Desulfonatronum thiosulfatophilum:
GGAAATGCTTTCCACTTCTGAAGGGTGAGGGACGACTGGTCCCCTGATTCTCCAACCTTTACCAACCGAATTCCTGAAGGAGGCCGAATGCAGGATAGACTCAGCACCCAACGCACATATGCCCTTGTCGGGCACGGAGGCTGCGGCAAGACTTCCGTGGCCGAGATGTTGCTCTTCAACGCCGGAGTGATCAACAGGCTGGGCAAGATTGACGAAGGCACCGCCTGTCTGGACTACGAGCCCGAGGAGATCAAGCGCCGGGGCAGCATCCAGCCGGGTTTCGGCCACTTTCAATGGAAAAAGAATCCGCATTTCCTGATCGATACGCCAGGAGACAACAATTTTTGCGGGGACCTGCCCTACCTGCTGACAGCCGCCGACGGTGCTGTTTTCGTGATCGATGCGGTGGACGGCGTCAAGCCTCTGACCAAAAGGTTCTGGGCGGAAGTCAAGACGGCCGGTCTCCCGGCGATGGTGATCATCAACAAGATGGACCGGGACCGGGCCAACTTCGAGATGGCCTTCGCCGGTCTCCAGGAAATTCTCGGCATCAAACCGGTCCTGCTGCATCTGCCGCTGGGAACGGAGTCCGATTTCCGCGGAGTAGTGGACATTCTGGCCGGAAAGGCCCTGTTTTTCGACGATGCCGGCAACCTCAAGCCAGGTGAGATCCCCGCGGAGGTTGCGGATCAGGCGGAAAGTCTCCGGGAAACCATGATGGAAAACATCGCCGAGAGCGACGAGAACCTCATGGAGAAATATCTCGAAGAAGGCTCCTTGTCCCTGGAAGAAATGCTCCCTGCTCTGCGCAAGGGCGTATTGAACGGAGAACTGGTGCCGGTGACGGTTTGCGCGGCATTGGTCAACCGGGGGGGCGGCCTCCTCCTGGACGTGGTGCAGGATCTGATGCCCTCGCCTCTGGACCGGACCGCCCCATGGCTGGACAGCGAAGGCAACGAGCGGCCGTCCAGCCATGACGCGCCGACGGCCTGTTTCGTCTTCAAAACCATCGCCGATCCGTTCACCGGACAGCTGAGCGTATTGCGGGTGCTTTCCGGGACGGTTTCCCCGGACATGACCCTGCTCAATCCCGCCAAGGACGGCAAAGAACGCCTGGGCCAGATTCTGCTGCCCCAGGGCAAAACCACTGTGCCTTGCAAGGACACCCTGGGACCCGGAGCAATCATTGCCGTGGCCAAGCTCAAGAACACGGCCACAGCGGACACTTTGTGCGATGAAAAGAAACCGTTCCAGTTGGAAGCACCGAAACTGCCCACGAGCATGATCACCTATGCTCTGGGCGCGGCGGAAAAGGGCGAAGAGGACAAGGTCTACGCCGCGGTGCAGAAACTGCTGGATGAGGACGTGACCCTCAACCTGACCCGTGGCGAGGAAACCGGGGAAATGCTTCTGTCGGGCATGGGGCAGATGCACATCGAAACCGCCGTGGAAAAGGTCCGACGCCGTTACAAGGTAAACGTGGTGCTCAAGCCGCCTAAGGTCCCGTACCGGGAGACGATCAAGGGCCGCGCCGAGGTTCAAGGTCGCTACAAGAAGCAGACCGGCGGTCGTGGCCAGTTCGGTGACTGCTGGATCAGGATGGAGCCTCTGCCCCGAGGACAGGGGTATGAGTTCGTGGACGCCATCGTGGGCGGGTCCATTCCCCGGCAGTACATCCCCGCGGTGGACAAAGGCATCCAGGAATCGTCCCAGCGCGGCGTTCTGGCCGGATATCCCTTGGTGGATTTCAAGGTCACCCTTTTCGACGGGTCGTTTCACACCGTGGATTCTTCGGAAATGGCCTTCAAGGTCGCCGGTTCCATGGCGTTCAAGAAAGCCGCCGAGGACTCCAAAATCGTGCTTCTGGAGCCCATTGTCCTGATGACCGTCTATACGCCGGACGAATTCATGGGCGACATCATCGGAGATCTTTCCAGCCGCCGAGGCAAGGTGCTGGGCACGGATTCCCACGCCGGCGTCACCGAAATCCGGGCCCACCTGCCCATGTCCGAGGTTTTGGAATACGCACCAACACTGCGTTCCATGACCGGGGGCCAGGGAACCTTCGTGATGGAGTTCGATCATTACGAGGAATGCCCGCCGCCGGTGGCGGAGAAGGTGGTGGCCGAGGCCAAGGCTCAGGAAGACTAGCTGTTTACAGTATGTTTAACCATGCCCGATCTAGCTGGCTGTTCGGGCTGATTCGTGTATTTGACCAAAAAAGGGCGGCCGGAGGCCGCCCTTTTTTGGCGGAAATCGTAACTATTCAGTAGATTTTGATTGCATGGCGTGAAGTGGTCCGGCTTGTCTCGATTTTTCGGCATCGCCTGTCTGACTGAGTCAGGATTCGTTCATCGAACCATTGCCGGACGCTTGAACTGCCAAATGCTGTTTATTCACGCAATGGTTTGATGCTACGAAGCCGACGAAGGAGTTGCGAGGCCGAAAAATCGAGACAAGCCGGACCGCTGGTGAGTAGCTCCGGAAAATCTATTACGCTCTGGCCATGCCCTTTGCGCCGATGTCCCGGCGCAAATATTTGCCGTCAAACTGGATCTGGTCCGCGGCCTGGTAGGCTGCATCCCGGGCGGCACGAAGATCGGGAGCCAGGGCGGTCACTCCCAGAACACGACCGCCGGAGGTGACCAAGCGGTCGTCCTTTTGAGCTGTTCCTGCCTGGAACACCTTCACGCCGGGAACCTCGTCAGCCTGTTCCAGACCGGTTATGGGCATTCCCTTAGGGTAGGAGCCGGGATAGCCGGGCGCGGACAATACCACGCAGAGCCCGGTTTGCGGCGACCACCGCACCGGCGTCCGATGCAGTTCTTTTCGGCAGCAGGCGGACATGATTTCAGCCAGGTCCGATTCCAGCCGAACCATCAGCGGCTGGCATTCCGGATCACCGAACCGGACATTGTACTCCAGCACGAAAGGACCGTCGGCCGTAAACATCAGGCCGGCGTAGATCACCCCCTGGAAGGGATGCCCCTTCTCGGCCAACAGGCGGATCAGCGGCGTGATGGTCAGTTCCGTAAGGTCTGCCAGCTTCTGTTCCGGGAGGATCGGTGCCGGGGTGTACGCGCCCATGCCGCCCGTGTTCGGTCCGGTGTCGTTTTCTCCCACGGGCTTGTGGTCCTGAGCCGAGGACAGGGGCACAACCGTCTTGCCGTCGCAAAACGCCAAGAGAGAGGCTTCCTCGCCGATCAAGGCCTCCTCAATGATGATCCGTTCGCCCGCGGCGTCAAAAATGCGCTGAACCATGATCCTGTCGATGGCTTCCAGGGCCTCGTCAACGGTCTTGGCTATGATCACGCCTTTGCCCGCGGCCAGCCCGTCGGCCTTGACGACCATGGGCAGAGGATGGGATTTGGCGTACTGCCTTGCTTCATAGGCTTCCTCGAAGACACGGAAGTTCGCCGTGGGGATGCCGGCCCTGCGCATCATGTTCTTGGCGAAGACCTTGCTGCCTTCAAGTCGCGCGCAAAAGGCGTTGGGTCCGAAACAAGCAATGCCTTCGTTGGCCAACGCGTCCTTGAGCCCCAGCACCAACGGCAGCTCCGGACCCGGAACCACCATGTCCACGGCATGTTCCTTGGCGGCCCGGACAAGGGCGGGAATATCGTCGTCAGTAATGGCCAAGTTATGGCCTTCCTGGGCCGTGCCGGGATTGCCGGGGGCGATGAGCAGGGTTTCGACCAGCGGGCTCTGCTTCAGCTTCCAGGCCAGGGCGTGTTCACGCCCGCCGGAGCCGACAAGAAGGATGCGCATGGGGCACTCCAGATATAATGATTTGTGAAGTTCATGTTGGTGATCGACGCCGCATTCTCAATCTATAGGTGCTTTTTAACCAAATGTATCCGGTAGCGGCGGCGATGCTTCAAAATTCCGATTGCCGTTCAGGAGCAGGAAATCGTGCTGAAGGGCATTGCAGGCGATGAGGCAGATCCGTGTATTGCGGATAACCAGGCTTTTTTTCGAGGTATGGTTATGTGCATGCCCATTGCCTGTCAAGGTTCCCGGAGCCGCGGCATAATCTCATGTTCGGCGCCGTCTCGGGACCGACTGTCAATCCCGAAAACAGGTCGTCCACGAAATCCTGCCTTGCGGCGCAAACCGGGCCGCGGGAAGGGTGCTGTCGGGATCGGTGAGCGCTTCCTGAAAGGCCTTTTGTTTTTTTGCACCGGTGACCAAGGCGATGACGTGTCGAGCATGTTCCAACACGGGCAAGGTCAAGGTGATGCGCGGAATCATCGGCTCCATCCCGGGATCCGGCACGCCGGTGACCCAGCGGGTGCGCTCCTCAAGAGCAGGTTTGCCTGGAAAGAGCGAAGCAATATGCCCATCCGGCCCCATGCCCAGGAGGAGGAGGTCGAACCGGGGAAACCAACAGCTTGCATCACCATTGTCGGGCAACTCGGAGGGTGCGTCGAAAAGCCGGCGCAGGGTCTGCTCGTAATCCTGGGCTCCCTGTTCCGGCGATGAGCTGCTGGTGGGCATGGGATAGATTTGGTCAGACCGGATGGGGAGTTTGGTGAGCAGACGATCCCTGGCAAGGCCGTAATTGCTTTCCGAATGATCCGGGGGCACGAATCGATCGTCCACCCAGCAAATAACCACCCGCTCCCAGGGAACGTTCGCGGCGGATTGTTCGGCGAGCACGTCGAAAAGGTTGGCCGCGGAACTTCCCCCACTCAGAGCCATGGTGATCCTGGACCCGGTCATGGAGGAGAGAGTCGAAGCGACCAATCCCGCTGCATGGGCAACAGCCTGATCCGATTCTTGAAAATCATGTACATTGGCCGCGGATATCATGGTGACCTCCTGTGATGTCCGGATGATAAAAAAAGATGGAAGTCGGAGATGCCTAAAGGTGATGCGTGATGCGCGGTCCATGCTTCAACCCCTGACCCCTGACCCCTGACCCCTGACCCCTGACCCCTGACCTGAAACATCATCAACGAGAAATGATTGAAAAACAATCCTGTTCCAGCTAGATAAACTCATGCCTGTTCCGAGCATACTTTTCCTTGCCCCCACATCCGTGGTTACTCCCTTGTTTCAGCCCATTAAACGCGCCGGTCTGGACGTGGGCATGGCTGAGACCATTCCGGGGGCGCTGAAGTTCATCCAAAGGCAGCAGCCCATCCTGATCTTCTGCCGAGACCGGCTGACCGGCTTCCAGGCAGAGGATTTACTGAGCGCCATCCATCAGTCCAA
Proteins encoded in this window:
- the purD gene encoding phosphoribosylamine--glycine ligase, with product MRILLVGSGGREHALAWKLKQSPLVETLLIAPGNPGTAQEGHNLAITDDDIPALVRAAKEHAVDMVVPGPELPLVLGLKDALANEGIACFGPNAFCARLEGSKVFAKNMMRRAGIPTANFRVFEEAYEARQYAKSHPLPMVVKADGLAAGKGVIIAKTVDEALEAIDRIMVQRIFDAAGERIIIEEALIGEEASLLAFCDGKTVVPLSSAQDHKPVGENDTGPNTGGMGAYTPAPILPEQKLADLTELTITPLIRLLAEKGHPFQGVIYAGLMFTADGPFVLEYNVRFGDPECQPLMVRLESDLAEIMSACCRKELHRTPVRWSPQTGLCVVLSAPGYPGSYPKGMPITGLEQADEVPGVKVFQAGTAQKDDRLVTSGGRVLGVTALAPDLRAARDAAYQAADQIQFDGKYLRRDIGAKGMARA
- the fusA gene encoding elongation factor G, whose product is MQDRLSTQRTYALVGHGGCGKTSVAEMLLFNAGVINRLGKIDEGTACLDYEPEEIKRRGSIQPGFGHFQWKKNPHFLIDTPGDNNFCGDLPYLLTAADGAVFVIDAVDGVKPLTKRFWAEVKTAGLPAMVIINKMDRDRANFEMAFAGLQEILGIKPVLLHLPLGTESDFRGVVDILAGKALFFDDAGNLKPGEIPAEVADQAESLRETMMENIAESDENLMEKYLEEGSLSLEEMLPALRKGVLNGELVPVTVCAALVNRGGGLLLDVVQDLMPSPLDRTAPWLDSEGNERPSSHDAPTACFVFKTIADPFTGQLSVLRVLSGTVSPDMTLLNPAKDGKERLGQILLPQGKTTVPCKDTLGPGAIIAVAKLKNTATADTLCDEKKPFQLEAPKLPTSMITYALGAAEKGEEDKVYAAVQKLLDEDVTLNLTRGEETGEMLLSGMGQMHIETAVEKVRRRYKVNVVLKPPKVPYRETIKGRAEVQGRYKKQTGGRGQFGDCWIRMEPLPRGQGYEFVDAIVGGSIPRQYIPAVDKGIQESSQRGVLAGYPLVDFKVTLFDGSFHTVDSSEMAFKVAGSMAFKKAAEDSKIVLLEPIVLMTVYTPDEFMGDIIGDLSSRRGKVLGTDSHAGVTEIRAHLPMSEVLEYAPTLRSMTGGQGTFVMEFDHYEECPPPVAEKVVAEAKAQED
- the pgl gene encoding 6-phosphogluconolactonase; the encoded protein is MISAANVHDFQESDQAVAHAAGLVASTLSSMTGSRITMALSGGSSAANLFDVLAEQSAANVPWERVVICWVDDRFVPPDHSESNYGLARDRLLTKLPIRSDQIYPMPTSSSSPEQGAQDYEQTLRRLFDAPSELPDNGDASCWFPRFDLLLLGMGPDGHIASLFPGKPALEERTRWVTGVPDPGMEPMIPRITLTLPVLEHARHVIALVTGAKKQKAFQEALTDPDSTLPAARFAPQGRISWTTCFRD